The Glycine soja cultivar W05 chromosome 8, ASM419377v2, whole genome shotgun sequence genome has a window encoding:
- the LOC114421532 gene encoding transmembrane 9 superfamily member 3-like encodes MRRTNESAAPAAMGRSTLALVLAILISLQGTPHVRSDASDHRYKDGDSVPLYANKVGPFHNPSETYRYFDLPFCVTGHEKDKTEALGEVLNGDRLVSAPYELSFKKEKDSKVVCKRKLTKEQVAQFREAVKKDYYFQMYYDDLPIWGFIGTVDKEGKTDPSEYKYFLYKHIQFDIHYNKDRVIEISARMDPHSVVDLTEDKDVDVEFVYTAKWKETETPFEKRMDKYSQSSSLPHHLEIHWFSIINSCVTVLLLTGFLATILMRVLKNDFMKYAQDEEAADDQEETGWKYIHGDVFRFPKYKSFFSAALGSGTQLFTLTIFIFMLALVGVFYPYNRGALFTALVVIYALTSGIAGYTATSFYIQLEGTNWVRNLLLTGCLFCGPLFLMFCFLNTVAIAYSATAALPFGTIVVIVLIWTLVTSPLLVLGGIAGKNSKTEFQAPVRTTKYPREIPPLPWYRSTIPQMAMAGFLPFSAIYIELYYIFASVWGHRIYTIYSILFIVFIILLIVTAFITVALTYFQLAAEDHEWWWRSFLCGGSTGLFIYGYCLYYYYARSDMSGFMQTSFFFGYMACICYGFFLMLGSVGFRASLLFVRHIYRSIKCE; translated from the exons ATGCGAAGAACGAACGAGAGTGCAGCGCCAGCGGCAATGGGAAGGAGCACTTTGGCTTTGGTTCTCGCGATTCTGATCTCTTTGCAGGGAACCCCCCACGTTAGATCCGATGCCTCCGATCATCGTTACAAGGACGGAGACTCCGTTCCTCTTTACGCCAACAAAGTCGGTCCCTTTCACAACCCCAG TGAAACGTATCGGTACTTTGACCTGCCATTCTGTGTAACAG GTCATGAGAAAGATAAGACTGAAGCCCTCGGTGAGGTGTTGAATGGCGATCGCCTTGTTAGTGCTCCTTATGAACTTAGTTTCAAGAAGGAGAAAGACTCTAAGGTTGTATGCAAGAGGAAGCTCACAAAGGAGCAAGTTGCTCAGTTCCGAGAAGCAGTTAAGAAGGACTATTATTTCCAGATGTACTATGATGACTTGCCGATCTGGGGATTTATTGGGACGGTTGACAAGGAAGGGAAAACTGACCCTAGTGAGTACAAGTATTTTCTTTACAAGCACATTCAGTTCGATATTCATTACAACAAAGATCGAGTCATTGAAATCAGTGCCCGGATGGACCCTCATTCTGTGGTGGACCTGACTGAGGATAAAGATGTAGATGTTGAGTTCGTGTACACTGCAAAATGGAAGGAAACAGAGACTCCTTTTGAGAAGAGAATGGATAAATACTCCCAGTCTTCTTCTTTGCCACATCACTTGGAGATTCACTGGTTCTCAATCATAAATTCCTGTGTAACAGTTCTTCTTTTGACTGGTTTTCTGGCAACCATTCTCATGCGTGTATTGAAGAATGACTTTATGAA GTATGCTCAAGATGAGGAAGCTGCTgatgatcaagaggagacaggATGGAAGTACATTCATGGGGATGTTTTCCGGTTTCCAAAGTACAAGTCTTTCTTTTCAGCAGCCCTTGGTTCTGGTACTCAATTATTCACACT TACAATCTTCATTTTTATGCTTGCACTGGTTGGTGTGTTTTATCCATATAACCGAGGCGCTTTATTTACTGCACTGGTGGTCATATATGCTCTCACATCTGGCATCGCTGGCTACACTGCTACTTCCTTCTATATTCAACTTGAAGGGACTAATTGG GTTAGGAACTTATTGCTGACAGGATGCCTCTTTTGTGGCCCCCTATTCCTTATGTTCTGTTTCCTTAACACAGTTGCGATTGCTTATAGTGCAACTGCTGCCCTGCCATTTGGCACAATTGTGGTGATTGTCCTAATATGGACATTGGTAACTTCACCATTGCTTGTGTTGGGTGGTATTGCTGGTAAAAATAGCAAAACTGAGTTCCAAGCACCTGTCCGCACTACAAAATATCCCCGAGAGATTCCACCTCTGCCTTGGTACAGGAGTACCATTCCCCAGATGGCAATGGCAGGatttcttccttttagtgcCATCTACATAGAGCTGTACTACATTTTTGCCAGTGTATGGGGCCACAGAATTTATACGATCTACAGCATACTCTTCATTGTCTTCATTATTCTGTTGATTGTCACTGCTTTCATCACTGTGGCTTTGACATACTTCCAACTTGCTGCTGAGGATCATGAATGGTGGTGGAG GTCTTTCCTTTGTGGTGGATCAACTGGCTTGTTCATCTACGGCTATTGCTTGTATTACTACTATGCACGATCAGATATGTCTGGTTTTATGCAAACTTCGTTCTTCTTTGGTTACATGGCCTGTATCTGCTATGGCTTCTTCCTCATGCTCGGTAGCGTAGGATTCCGTGCCTCCCTGCTCTTTGTTCGTCACATATACCGGTCCATCAAGTGTGAGTAG
- the LOC114421533 gene encoding serine/threonine-protein kinase BRI1-like 2 — protein MENNHVQLLVHLTVTLLLVITVLFPLTEGAAAVSSIKTDAQALLMFKRMIQKDPSGVLSGWKLNKNPCSWYGVTCTLGRVTQLDISGSNDLAGTISLDPLSSLDMLSVLKLSLNSFSVNSTSLVNLPYSLTQLDLSFGGVTGPVPENLFSKCPNLVVVNLSYNNLTGPIPENFFQNSDKLQVLDLSSNNLSGPIFGLKMECISLLQLDLSGNRLSDSIPLSLSNCTSLKNLNLANNMISGDIPKAFGQLNKLQTLDLSHNQLIGWIPSEFGNACASLLELKLSFNNISGSIPSGFSSCTWLQLLDISNNNMSGQLPDSIFQNLGSLQELRLGNNAITGQFPSSLSSCKNLKIVDFSSNKFYGSLPRDLCPGAASLEELRMPDNLITGKIPAELSKCSQLKTLDFSLNYLNGTIPDELGELENLEQLIAWFNGLEGRIPPKLGQCKNLKDLILNNNHLTGGIPIELFNCSNLEWISLTSNELSGEIPREFGLLTRLAVLQLGNNSLSGEIPSELANCSSLVWLDLNSNKLTGEIPPRLGRQQGAKSLFGILSGNTLVFVRNVGNSCKGVGGLLEFSGIRPERLLQVPTLRTCDFTRLYSGPVLSLFTKYQTLEYLDLSYNELRGKIPDEFGDMVALQVLELSHNQLSGEIPSSLGQLKNLGVFDASHNRLQGHIPDSFSNLSFLVQIDLSNNELTGQIPSRGQLSTLPASQYANNPGLCGVPLPDCKNDNSQPTTNPSDDISKGGHKSATATWANSIVMGILISVASVCILIVWAIAMRARRKEAEEVKILNSLQACHAATTWKIDKEKEPLSINVATFQRQLRKLKFSQLIEATNGFSAASLIGCGGFGEVFRATLKDGSSVAIKKLIRLSCQGDREFMAEMETLGKIKHRNLVPLLGYCKVGEERLLVYEYMEYGSLEEMLHGRIKTRDRRILTWEERKKIARGAAKGLCFLHHNCIPHIIHRDMKSSNVLLDHEMESRVSDFGMARLISALDTHLSVSTLAGTPGYVPPEYYQSFRCTAKGDVYSFGVVMLELLSGKRPTDKEDFGDTNLVGWAKIKICEGKQMEVIDNDLLLATQGTDEAEAEAKEVKEMIRYLEITMQCVDDLPSRRPNMLQVVAMLRELMPGSTDGSSNSA, from the coding sequence ATGGAGAACAACCATGTTCAGCTTTTGGTTCATCTCACCGTGACACTTCTTCTTGTGATCACTGTTTTGTTTCCTTTGACTGAAGGTGCAGCAGCAGTTTCCTCCATCAAGACTGATGCACAGGCTCTTCTCATGTTCAAAAGGATGATTCAGAAGGATCCAAGTGGAGTTTTGTCAGGGTGGAAGCTGAATAAGAATCCATGCAGCTGGTATGGAGTCACTTGCACCCTTGGAAGAGTTACTCAGCTTGATATTAGTGGAAGTAATGACCTTGCTGGGACTATATCTCTTGACCCTTTGTCTTCTTTAGATATGTTGTCTGTTCTGAAATTGTCTTTGAATTCATTTTCTGTAAATTCTACCTCTTTGGTTAATCTCCCATATAGTTTGACACAGCTTGATCTATCCTTTGGTGGAGTTACAGGTCCTGTGCCTGAGAACCTGTTCTCCAAGTGTCCAAATCTTGTTGTTGTGAATCTTTCTTACAACAACTTGACAGGCCCTATTCCTGaaaatttctttcaaaattctGATAAACTGCAGGTCCTTGACCTCTCTTCCAACAATCTGTCAGGGCCTATTTTTGGCCTGAAAATGGAGTGCATTTCCTTGTTGCAACTTGATCTATCAGGAAACCGTTTGTCAGACTCAATTCCACTATCCTTGTCAAACTGCACCAgccttaaaaatttgaatttagccAACAATATGATTTCTGGGGATATCCCCAAAGCTTTTGGTCAGCTAAACAAACTACAGACTTTGGATCTTTCCCACAATCAACTTATTGGTTGGATCCCTTCTGAATTCGGAAATGCATGTGCTTCCCTTTTGGAACTCAAACTTtctttcaacaacatctcaGGCTCAATCCCATCTGGTTTCTCCTCTTGCACTTGGCTGCAGCTTCTTGATATATCTAACAACAATATGTCAGGGCAGTTACCAGATTCAATCTTTCAGAACCTTGGATCATTACAGGAACTGAGGCTGGGAAATAATGCTATCACTGGTCAATTTCCATCTTCACTATcttcctgcaaaaatttgaagaTTGTGGATTTCagctcaaataaattttatggatCTCTCCCCAGAGATTTATGTCCAGGAGCAGCCTCACTTGAGGAGCTGAGAATGCCAGATAATCTCATTACAGGAAAAATCCCAGCTGAACTGTCAAAGTGCTCACAGCTGAAGACACTTGATTTTAGTCTGAACTATCTCAATGGTACAATCCCTGATGAGCTTGGAGAACTTGAAAATCTTGAGCAGCTAATAGCATGGTTCAATGGCTTGGAAGGAAGAATTCCACCAAAGTTGGGCCAGTGCAAGAATCTCAAGGATCTCATACTGAATAATAATCACCTCACAGGCGGAATTCCCATTGAGTTGTTCAATTGCAGCAATCTTGAATGGATATCACTGACAAGCAATGAACTCAGTGGCGAAATACCGCGCGAGTTTGGCCTCTTGACAAGGTTAGCAGTTTTGCAGCTTGGAAACAACAGCCTGTCTGGGGAGATACCATCAGAGCTAGCAAATTGCAGCAGTTTGGTGTGGTTGGACTTGAACAGCAACAAGCTCACTGGAGAGATCCCTCCAAGACTTGGAAGGCAGCAAGGAGCAAAATCCTTGTTTGGTATCCTTTCAGGGAACACTTTGGTGTTTGTAAGAAATGTTGGAAACTCATGTAAAGGGGTTGGAGGTTTGCTAGAATTCTCCGGTATTCGACCTGAAAGACTCTTGCAGGTTCCAACATTGAGGACTTGTGATTTCACAAGACTCTATTCTGGTCCTGTCCTCAGCCTGTTCACCAAGTACCAGACTCTGGAGTATCTTGATCTTTCCTATAACGAGCTCCGTGGAAAAATCCCAGATGAATTTGGAGATATGGTGGCTTTACAGGTTCTTGAATTATCTCACAATCAGTTGTCTGGAGAAATCCCTTCGTCACTTGGCCAGCTAAAAAATTTGGGTGtgtttgatgcatcacacaatAGACTGCAGGGTCATATCCCAGACTCATTCTCAAACCTCTCATTCTTAGTCCAAATTGATCTATCTAACAATGAGTTAACAGGGCAGATTCCATCTAGGGGACAACTAAGTACACTTCCAGCTTCTCAGTATGCAAATAACCCAGGCCTTTGTGGGGTACCATTGCCTGATTGCAAGAATGATAACAGCCAACCCACAACAAATCCAAGTGATGATATTAGCAAAGGAGGCCATAAATCAGCAACTGCAACATGGGCAAACAGCATTGTCATGGGAATTCTCATCTCTGTTGCTTCTGTATGTATCTTAATTGTGTGGGCAATTGCAATGCGCGCAAGGAGGAAGGAGGCTGAGGAAGTCAAGATTCTCAATAGCTTACAAGCATGCCATGCTGCTACAACATGGAAAATTGACAAAGAGAAAGAGCCATTAAGCATTAATGTGGCTACATTTCAGAGGCAGCTGAGGAAGCTCAAGTTCTCACAACTGATTGAAGCAACAAATGGCTTCTCAGCAGCAAGTCTCATTGGGTGTGGTGGTTTTGGTGAAGTGTTCAGGGCCACACTCAAAGATGGCTCGAGTGTCGCCATAAAGAAGCTCATTCGACTGAGCTGCCAGGGCGATCGAGAATTCATGGCAGAGATGGAAACCTTAGGGAAGATCAAGCACAGAAATCTTGTCCCTTTGTTGGGGTACTGCAAAGTAGGGGAGGAGAGGCTCCTTGTTTATGAGTACATGGAGTATGGAAGCCTAGAAGAGATGCTTCATGGGAGGATCAAGACACGTGATCGACGCATTTTGACATGGGAAGAAAGGAAGAAGATTGCAAGAGGTGCTGCTAAAGGACTTTGTTTCCTGCACCACAATTGCATCCCTCATATAATACACAGAGACATGAAATCAAGCAATGTGCTACTTGACCATGAAATGGAGTCCAGGGTCTCAGATTTTGGCATGGCAAGACTAATAAGTGCCCTTGACACACATCTTAGTGTGAGCACACTAGCAGGAACACCTGGATATGTTCCCCCAGAGTACTACCAAAGTTTCAGGTGCACTGCCAAGGGAGATGTCTACTCATTTGGAGTTGTGATGTTGGAACTGCTTAGTGGTAAACGCCCTACTGACAAGGAGGACTTTGGTGACACCAACTTGGTGGGGTGGGCGAAGATTAAGATCTGCGAAGGGAAGCAAATGGAAGTGATTGACAATGATTTGCTTTTGGCCACTCAAGGAACTGATGAAGCAGAAGCAGAAGCCAAAGAAGTGAAGGAGATGATAAGATATTTAGAGATCACTATGCAGTGTGTTGATGACTTGCCTTCAAGAAGGCCAAACATGTTGCAGGTAGTCGCAATGCTGAGAGAGCTTATGCCTGGATCAACTGATGGAAGCAGCAACAGTGCTTGA